DNA sequence from the Methanomicrobiales archaeon genome:
CTCCACGCGGGAGATGATCTCGTCGGACTCCCGCACGATCTTCCGGAAGAGCGGAGGTATCTCGATGTCCCGCAGGATCACATCGGCGATGGCATGTGCAGCATCGCCAATCGCCTCGGCAAACGAGGTCATGTAGAGGAGCCCGCGCAGATATTCCACGTCTGCTATCCTCCTCGCGGACTCCAGCACCCAGAGATCCAGCTGGTAGCGCATCCCGTGCATCCTGTCGGCGAGTGTGGCGACCTCGTTTGCCACCTCCTTGCTGTTGAACAGGAGGGAGGTATAGGCAAGACCGACGGCAAGCTCGCTCAGGTTCTTCATCTCCACGATGAGCCGCACCGCCCGATCGAGGTCGTCGACATCGCCCGTGCTTTCGCGTTCGCGCCAGGCGTCCATTGCACCGCCGGCCATCTCGTGCAGAAGCGCCACTCCGCCTTCCAGACCCTTGGCGATGAGGATGTCGCCGCCGCAGATCTCCGAATTCTTGTCGGGGTCGAAGAACCAGCCGTATCCCCTGCGGATGGCGATCACGCGCATTCCGGTGCGGCTCTGGAGCCTGAGTTCGCCCAGGGTATGCCTGTCGAGGGCGCTCCCCGGGTTGACGATGACGCGGATGGTCACCTCCTCCGCCTCGGGGAGCGCCTGCTTGATCTTGGCGGGGAACCGGATATCACGGAGCACGATCTGGGCGATCTGAGATGCCGAGTTGGAGATCCGCTCGGCAGCCTCGGCGACCTGCAGCATCCCACTCATCCACTCCGCCTCCTCGAGGCGCCGGGCGCCCAGGATGCTCGTGATCCGGGCCTGGTACACCATCTCGTTCATCGACTCCTCGAGGTGCACCACCTCCCGGGCTATCTCTTTGTTCTCGAACAGTATCGCAGAATAAGAGAGATCGACCATCAATTCCGAGATGTCTTTCATCTCGATCAGAACATCTTTGAAGCTTCGGGGTTGATAATCGCGTTCCACCATAGGTCGCTTTTCACTTCGTCTCACATACGTATGACCATGTAACACTATATTAGTTTATGTTCAGGCACGGAGAACGCCCTGGCCGCAGGGATACCCGCATGAATGCGGTCGATGTCAGGCTCTTACCGCCGCCGATCGAGGGGCTCATCCTCCTGCCGCTGTTCCCAGGCCGGTTTACCGCTCGGGAGACTGTGGACGATGAAGGACCGCCAGCCCGGCGGTTCACCGTGAATTCATCCTCCAACACGCACGGATCCGCGGACGATCCGAGGAGGATCGGTCATGCCTTCTTTACCGGGATCCGATGCGACCCGGGCATAGAGGTTGCATGACCGAACGGTGCGATCTGAAACGGTTTCGGCCGGGTATCCCGGAGAGGGGGCAAACCGCGGTTCAGGCCACCGTGTGAAAGAAGGCCCATGGAGGCTTCATCCCGAGGGGATGGGGGGACAGGGGAGAGATCCCCGCGGGATCCGAATGCAGCCTCGGTGAAGCCGGCGGGGGGAGGGGCCCTTCCCTTCCAGCAGGATTCCCCTTCCTTCGTGCGGCAGGCTCTGGGAGGGGAGACCGCAGGCTATCACCGCAGATGGATGAAACGATGTTTGCAACAGGATCGAGCCCGGGCCTTCGGGATTGGCGAAGCTCGCGGCGGAGTATACGGATCCCGTCGTGCACGACAGGGACAGGGCGGGTGGCATTGCCCGGATCCTCCTTCCCGTGCATCGTATCGGGGGTTGCGCACCCCGCCACTCCGCGATACCCTCTCCCCCTGTGACAGCGATACGGCCTGTGCCGGGATACTCTCTCCTGTATTCCGTGGCCGAAGGGCGGACAACACCTGCCCATCCTCCCGCCGCGCTGATCGAAGAGACGGGGGGTGCGAGACTCGAAGAAGTTCTGCCGGTGATGCGGGCATTCCCGGAGCCTTCCGGGATCCGGTTATTCGTGGAGCGGGGAGTCTCGCCCTGTCCGGAGAACGATGAGCGATGCGGGTACCCCTGCCGAAGACGAAAAAAGGGGGCAGGGCCATGCAGCGATTCTCAGATATCCTGGGATATCCTGTATTCCGTCACGTGCAGTGGGGCACCCCCAGCTCGCCTTCGTTGTAGTCGTTGATCAGGTCCGCCAGCTCGATGAACCTCTGCCGGACCGCACTGTTCCCCTTCAGCTGAGCAATCTGCGAAGGGGTGTACGTGTTGAACAGAACTGCCGCATCTTCCATCGCATCCTCCACAGCCGGCGGGAGATGCGCACCGCTCAGGACGTTCAACTGGGCGGCGATGAACTGGAACGAGAGGATGTAGTACGCGTTGCCCCGGGGTTCGGTCCACAGCACCTCATAGAAACTCTGGCCGCTCTCGTAGAACAGGGTATCCTCTCCAATGGATGCCCAGGTGCTGTCGTAGGGTGCCGGGCCGTATACAGAGTGCGTCTTCCAGTATCCGGGTGTCCGCGTGCATCCCAGGGGTTCGTTGCAGAAACTTCTC
Encoded proteins:
- a CDS encoding TrkA C-terminal domain-containing protein; the encoded protein is MVERDYQPRSFKDVLIEMKDISELMVDLSYSAILFENKEIAREVVHLEESMNEMVYQARITSILGARRLEEAEWMSGMLQVAEAAERISNSASQIAQIVLRDIRFPAKIKQALPEAEEVTIRVIVNPGSALDRHTLGELRLQSRTGMRVIAIRRGYGWFFDPDKNSEICGGDILIAKGLEGGVALLHEMAGGAMDAWRERESTGDVDDLDRAVRLIVEMKNLSELAVGLAYTSLLFNSKEVANEVATLADRMHGMRYQLDLWVLESARRIADVEYLRGLLYMTSFAEAIGDAAHAIADVILRDIEIPPLFRKIVRESDEIISRVEIRADSLLAGRTLQEASLGTVTGMVVLAIKRGDRWTYRPGKRTRLEGGDVIIAKGRRDGECRLLQLSGEREVVPVECGEQ